The following are encoded together in the Tamandua tetradactyla isolate mTamTet1 chromosome 14, mTamTet1.pri, whole genome shotgun sequence genome:
- the LOC143654866 gene encoding mast cell protease 3-like isoform X2 — protein MQLVFLLLAFLLSPGAEAGKIIGGCEAKPHSRPYMAFVRFKIPEKTSRCGGFLVREDFVLTAAHCLGSKINVILGAHNVTKVEETQQHIPVRRAIPHDDYNNSTKANDIMLLQLERKATLSTAVRTLKLPVRGDQVKPGMTCSVAGWGRIQVNRSTDTLHEVELKIQKDEVCKSLYEDLYNNAIQLCVGDPKKEETSFKGDSGGPLVCNNVAQGIVSFGKKNGKPPRVYVKILSYLSWIKRTMKLYKLQRSD, from the exons ATGCAACTGGTCTTCCTCCTGTTGGCCTTTCTTCTGTCCCCTGGGGCAGAGGCAG GGAAAATCATCGGGGGATGTGAGGCCAAGCCACATTCTCGTCCATACATGGCATTTGTTCGTTTCAAGATACCAGAGAAAACAAGCAGATGTGGAGGGTTCCTGGTACGTGAAGACTTTGTGCTGACAGCAGCTCACTGCTTGGGGAG CAAAATAAATGTCATCCTGGGAGCCCATAATGTAACGAAGGTGGAAGAGACCCAGCAGCACATCCCTGTGAGAAGAGCCATCCCCCACGATGACTATAATAACAGCACTAAGGCCAACGACATCATGTTGCTGCAG CTGGAGAGGAAAGCCACACTGAGTACAGCGGTGCGCACCCTCAAGCTACCTGTGAGAGGGGACCAGGTGAAGCCAGGGATGACCTGCAGTGTGGCCGGCTGGGGACGCATCCAGGTGAACAGGAGCACGGACACACTGCACGAGGTAGAGCTCAAAATCCAAAAGGATGAGGTGTGCAAGTCTCTCTACGAAGACCTTTACAACAACGCCATCCAGCTGTGTGTGGGGGACCCAAAGAAGGAGGAGACTTCTTTTAAG GGAGATTCTGGGGGACCCTTAGTGTGTAACAATGTGGCCCAGGGCATTGTTTCCTTcgggaaaaaaaatgggaaaccTCCACGTGTCTATGTCAAGATCTTGAGCTACCTGtcctggataaaaagaacaatgaaattatacaaactACAGAGATCAGACTAA
- the LOC143654866 gene encoding mast cell protease 3-like isoform X1, producing the protein MQLVFLLLAFLLSPGAEAGKIIGGCEAKPHSRPYMAFVRFKIPEKTSRCGGFLVREDFVLTAAHCLGSKINVILGAHNVTKVEETQQHIPVRRAIPHDDYNNSTKANDIMLLQLERKATLSTAVRTLKLPVRGDQVKPGMTCSVAGWGRIQVNRSTDTLHEVELKIQKDEVCKSLYEDLYNNAIQLCVGDPKKEETSFKLSGAHYHSRTENGRDFLILVGAQWICPQEGGWKVVRTMAPWTSLTVFDLWAVSMNLCTQTQICKILHFP; encoded by the exons ATGCAACTGGTCTTCCTCCTGTTGGCCTTTCTTCTGTCCCCTGGGGCAGAGGCAG GGAAAATCATCGGGGGATGTGAGGCCAAGCCACATTCTCGTCCATACATGGCATTTGTTCGTTTCAAGATACCAGAGAAAACAAGCAGATGTGGAGGGTTCCTGGTACGTGAAGACTTTGTGCTGACAGCAGCTCACTGCTTGGGGAG CAAAATAAATGTCATCCTGGGAGCCCATAATGTAACGAAGGTGGAAGAGACCCAGCAGCACATCCCTGTGAGAAGAGCCATCCCCCACGATGACTATAATAACAGCACTAAGGCCAACGACATCATGTTGCTGCAG CTGGAGAGGAAAGCCACACTGAGTACAGCGGTGCGCACCCTCAAGCTACCTGTGAGAGGGGACCAGGTGAAGCCAGGGATGACCTGCAGTGTGGCCGGCTGGGGACGCATCCAGGTGAACAGGAGCACGGACACACTGCACGAGGTAGAGCTCAAAATCCAAAAGGATGAGGTGTGCAAGTCTCTCTACGAAGACCTTTACAACAACGCCATCCAGCTGTGTGTGGGGGACCCAAAGAAGGAGGAGACTTCTTTTAAG CTTTCTGGTGCACATTATCACAGCAGAACTGAGAATGGCAGAGACTTTCTAATCCTGGTCGGCGCTCAATGGATTTGTCCCCAAGAGGGAGGGTGGAAGGTGGTGAGGACGATGGCACCTTGGACCAGCCTAACTGTATTTGATTTGTGGGCAGTGAGCATGAACCTTTGTACACAAACTCAGATATGCAAAATATTGCATTTTCCCTAA